One region of Chaetodon auriga isolate fChaAug3 chromosome 5, fChaAug3.hap1, whole genome shotgun sequence genomic DNA includes:
- the shoc1 gene encoding LOW QUALITY PROTEIN: protein shortage in chiasmata 1 ortholog (The sequence of the model RefSeq protein was modified relative to this genomic sequence to represent the inferred CDS: substituted 1 base at 1 genomic stop codon) → MVNSASLWSENDGCFPSQIFSANRYKALDYVFETTTSLKVMMNLLALPTPYFTGTSDLNPYTGKLPEVTYRTPWIRGKVMSTCRLVVSGSVLDDLGGKKQPVNSPERFDVSLSDIKGDVEVVSSSNPDSLKDLDQDESFCLFKESQVNDPCQESFFKWTTNEMNPGNEDRDLLLEELMVVDYLPKLKRHLPTLKAKLSRLKTLPVADPLLSSIGDTISADTIFRHCASYEKPPDVTTCDIQTCEDIHEEFDKESLMKEESLLLPDVVETMNLSQENCTTFSSIYGHMNVAPDRLGEQPPVLDVLHEVSLSDLPVSVDISQYEIREEPSKVNGDLIERAGRVMLPTEMELDVTLTSTPKTSQTQICLSTCQLQKEDTSPLHRQSLVSVRAQTEMEAALWKAEKHPTFVVGFLLAEPGVCEPAVTFQPLSEGMKVIKVEKQSFVCAGDKLPSQAGTGAPQVYLCSDCESTENMRCEFSPTKEEEMEDFKKLSPEHEEFTVGSILMTPTNKSQSPHRMKCYAAACQAETTAGDVLLQRETVADSCAVMHAVNTNNTEVKPAALIFSKPAAATKDEVXDERFSEVSAVFSPRKINTGGEDRKTEQSGHTPEQASSSRLNIRDNHRGLQVIRCPPEKDLDPLSIFMMLRSQQRAPAPATAPSLASTQPAPQVNQQTPELRLSPEQMQRPDRRPVYMRGAVSGNVTRDHRAAFQSTGQLISPPVSQSIPQDRQNSRVVQVKATDSQQRAYCELLAFAQPCLNSARQLGLSLPVCGDLSCLAPDQTHFLLKQQEKALCRTHAQSAELVRDQELLFNQAALIHVLVTFKELLLKCNLCTAVEYLTQAVEACAESNLEQLVKRLKIILYLSNKNREPNLKLLQLQQVLAAWLQGRKGQDATEKTLVMISVDCDDSRSIIINSLREVTGAAVTAVYPEKDKKKLNGASVVNSIRDSVCVLVCEQHVGPDFPWNCFSLVVDYDHPGQSAWAAVCRERSVSHLTFSTVFSDAEEKERASWCLEDNVPYVLFVTEGLLNRPLLLQTLESGFNITVLERSYCPSLQMLGGTQHYTVITVDESTAVIIQEQDELCQGRASEGVVMRLTALSLQYSCCWLILHYPDSQGGGFSSEAFSNLVLVYSSLVLFSMKSEDLDMKVLIVSEMMEIAKWISQICIHSLMASDRDPLDYLDRDWLTVIPSQEENCLLQFPCINPLVSQLMLRRAPSLQWLLGASLSQLKELLPEVPHKVLKLFSDTTSLYTQTADPNQPESQTVVTETNQLTSLPNGPWTPTADPKHFSFDPQPESSTNPHPELFCSDHNSSFVFGTDRSVCDPGSMVQDGDTDFRLDLSSSFGGPDVHLQSSCTHSDPWKGEDRGREQRKFSGWRGRAGAVGGVVERGNNEWTHTPAKLESPFKLDPMFSHMSTYSTGHSDLHRPDGLSPPTEVMRWGRGQSYNHCLSSSRDTAAVSAHYGSKFWVGQERKRSSEAAGLVGTVLTPLKKGRLSYERVPGRSDGQTRLKLF, encoded by the exons ATGGTGAATAGCGCCTCCCTGTG GTCTGAAAATGACGGCTGTTTTCCTTCTCAGATTTTCTCCGCTAACAGATACAAAGCTCTCGACTATGTTTTTGAG acCACCACCAGTCTGAAAGTAATGATGAACTTGCTGGCACTGCCAACACCTTACTTCACTGGTACCAGTGACCTGAACCCTTACACTGGGAAGCTGCCTGAAGTCACCTACAGGACACCGTGGATCAGAG GAAAGGTGATGTCCACCTGCAGACTCGTTGTCAGTGGTTCTGTGCTTGATGACCTTGGAGGAAAAAAGCAACCGGTTAATTCACCAGAAAG ATTTGATGTGTCTCTGAGCGACATTAAGGGGGATGTGGAGGTGGTATCCAGCTCTAATCCTGACTCATTGAAGGATTTGGACCAGGATGAgagtttttgcctttttaaagaGTCACAGGTCAATGATCCATGTCAGGAGTCATTCTTCAAGTGGACAACCAATGAGATGAACCCTGGAAATGAGGACAGAG AtctcctgctggaggagctcaTGGTTGTTGATTATCTGCCAAAGTTGAAGAGACATTTGCCCACGCTGAAAGCCAAATTGTCCAGGCTAAAGACCCTTCCTGTGGCTGACCCTCTGCTGAGCTCAATAGGAGATACCATCTCTGCGGACACCatattcag ACACTGTGCGTCTTATGAAAAGCCTCCTGATGTGACCACCTGCGACATTCAGACATGTGAGGACATTCATGAGGAGTTTGACAAAGAGTCGCTGATGAAGGAGGAG TCTCTGCTGTTGCCAGATGTAGTGGAGACAATGAATCTGAGCCAAGAAAATTGCACCACTTTTTCAAGCATTTATGGTCATATGAATGTTGCTCCTGACCGCCTGGGTGAGCAGCCTCCAGTCCTGGATGTGCTTCATGAAG tttccCTTTCAGATTTACCAGTGTCGGTGGACATTTCCCAGTATGAAATACGAGAAGAGCCCAGCAAGGTGAATGGAGACCTGATAGAGAGGGCAG GACGTGTGATGCTTCCAACTGAAATGGAGCTGGACGTGACTTTGACATCAACTCCCAAAACCAGTCAAACCCAGATCTGTCTGTCCACGTGTCAACTCCAGAAGGAAGACACATCACCGCTCCACAGACA ATCTTTGGTGTCGGTGAGAGCTCAGACAGAGATGGAAGCGGCACTCTGGAAGGCAGAGAAGCATCCGACCTTTGTGGTTGGCTTTTTGTTGGCAG AGCCTGGAGTATGTGAACCAGCTGTCACCTTCCAGCCTCTGTCTGAAGGCATGAAAGTCATAAAGGTGGAGAAACaaagctttgtgtgtgctggtgaCAAACTGCCGTCTCAGGCAGGGACGGGAGCCCCACAGGTGTATTTGTGCAGCGACTGTGAGTCCACAGAGAACATGAGGTGTGAGTTTTCTCCCAcgaaggaggaagagatggaagaCTTCAAAAAACTGTCACCTGAACATGAGGAGT TCACAGTTGGATCCATCCTGATGACTCCCACAAACAAATCTCAGTCGCCTCACCGGATGAAATGTTACGCTGCTGCTTGTCAAGCTGAAACTACTGCAGGGGACGTCCTCCTTCAGAGAGAGACCGTTGCTGATTCGTGTGCAGTGATGCACGCTGTCAACACTAACAATACAGAAGTAAAACCTGCAGCCTTAATATTTTCAAAACCCGCTGCTGCCACCAAAGATGAAGTTTAAGACGAGAGGTTTTCAGAagtgtcagctgtgttttctcctcgTAAGATCAACACAGGTGGAGAGGACCggaagacagagcagagtggCCACACTCCTGAGCAGGCTTCATCCTCCAGACTGAATATCAGAGACAATCACAGAGGCCTGCAGGTTATAAGATGTCCACCAGAGAAGGACCTGGACCCTCTGTCCATCTTCATGATGCTGAGATCTCAGCAGagagctccagctcctgcaACGGCTCCAAGCTTAGCAAGCACTCAGCCAG CACCACAGGTGAACCAACAAACACCTGAGCTGCGGTTGTCTCCAGAACAGATGCAAAGACCTGACAGGAGGCCAGTGTATATGAGAGGTGCTGTGTCAGGAAATGTTAccagagaccacagagcagcttttcAGTCGACGGGTCAACTCATCAGTCCTCCTGTGAGTCAGTCCATCCcccaggacagacagaacagcagagtgGTGCAAGTCAAAGCTACCG ACAGCCAGCAGCGTGCCTACTGTGAGCTGCTGGCCTTTGCTCAGCCTTGCTTGAACTCTGCCAGACAGCTGGGGCTCAGCCTCCCGGTATGTGGAGACCTCAGCTGCCTGGCCCCAGACCAAACACACTTCCTCCTCAAGCAGCAGGAGAAGGCTCTCTGCAGGACACATGCACAGAGTGCAGAGCTGGTCAGAG ATCAGGAACTGCTGTTCAACCAGGCAGCTCTGATTCATGTGCTGGTGACGTtcaaggagctgctgctgaagtgcaACCTATGTACTGCAGTGG AGTATTTGACCCAGGCAGTTGAGGCGTGTGCAGAGTCGAAtctggagcagctggtgaagaGGCTGAAGATCATCCTCTACCTCAGTAACAAGAACCGGGAGCCCAAcctcaaactgctgcagctgcagcaagTGCTGGCTGCATGGCTGCAGGGCAGGAAAGGACAGGACGCCACTGAGAAA ACTCTTGTCATGATATCAGTTGACTGTGACGACAGCAGATCTATAATCATCAACAGCTTGAGAGAAGTGACCG GAGCAGCTGTAACTGCAGTTTATCCCGAGAAGGACAAGAAAAAACTAAATGGTGCCAGTGTGGTCAACAG CATCCGcgacagtgtgtgcgtgttggtgTGTGAGCAGCACGTCGGCCCCGACTTCCCGTGGAACTGTTTCTCTCTGGTGGTGGACTACGACCATCCAGGCCAATCAGCGTGGGCCGCggtgtgcagagagaggagcgtCAGTCACCTCACCTTCAGCACAGTCTTCTCTGACGCTG aggagaaggaaagggCCTCGTGGTGCCTGGAGGACAATGTGCCGTATGTGTTGTTTGTGACAGAGGGGCTTCTCAACCGtccactgctgctccagacCCTCGAGTCAGG GTTTAACATAACTGTGCTGGAGAGGAGCTACTGTCCCTCCTTGCAGATGCTCGGAGGGACCCAACACTACACTGTGATCACAGTGGATGAGAGCACTGCTGTTATCATTCAG GAGCAGGACGAACTGTGCCAGGGGAGAGCCAGTGAAGGAGTGGTGATGAGGCTGaccgctctctctctgcaatACAGCTGTTGTTGGCTCATCCTGCACTACCCAGACAGCCAGGGCGGAGG ATTTTCCAGCGAAGCCTTCAGCAACTTGGTGTTGGTTTACTCGTCTCTGGTGCTGTTCAGCATGAAGTCAGAGGATCTGGACATGAAG GTACTGATTGTGTCTGAAATGATGGAAATAGCCAAATGGATCAGTCAGATCTGCATCCACAGCCTGATGGCCAGTGACAGGGACCCTCTGGACTACCTGGACAGAGACTGGCTGACTGTGATTCCCTCACAG GAGGAAAATTGTCTGTTGCAGTTCCCGTGTATTAACCCTCTGGTCAGCCAGCTCATGCTGAGGAGAGCACCGTCCCTCCAGTGGCTGCTGGGggcctctctgtctcagctgaaggagctgctcccTGAGGTGCCACATAAAGTCCTCAAG CTGTTCAGTGATACCACCTCCCTGTACACTCAGACCGCAGACCCAAACCAGCCGGAGTCTCAGACAGTCGTCACTGAGACAAACCAACTAACCAGCCTACCAAACGGCCCCTGGACCCCCACTGCTGACCCCAAGCACTTTAGCTTTGACCCTCAACCAGAATCCTCCACCAACCCCCATCCAGAACTCTTCTGTAGCGACCACAACTCCAGCTTCGTGTTCGGAACTGATCGCAGCGTCTGTGATCCAGGCTCGATGGTGCAGGATGGCGACACAGATTTCAGGCTCGACCTGAGTTCTTCCTTTGGGGGCCCAGATGTtcacctgcagagcagctgcaccCACAGTGATCCATGGAAGggggaggacagaggcagagagcagaggaagtttTCAGGCTggagaggcagagctggagcgGTGGGGGGAGTTGTTGAAAGGGGAAATAATGAGTGGACACACACTCCAGCAAAGCTTGAAAGTCCTTTCAAGCTGGACCCCATGTTCAGTCACATGTCCACGTACTCTACAGGCCACAGCGACCTCCACCGTCCAGACGGTCTGAGCCCTCCCACAGAGGTCATGCGGTGGGGTCGAGGTCAAAGCTACAACCactgcctcagcagcagcagagacacagcagcagtttcagctcattatgGCTCCAAATTCTGGGTCggacaagagaggaagaggagcagcgaGGCAGCAGGTTTGGTTGGAACAG TGTTGACTCCGCTGAAGAAGGGCAGGTTAAGCTATGAGAGGGTGCCCGGCAGAAGTGATGGACAGACGAGGCTTAAATTATTTTAG